Proteins from a single region of Corvus hawaiiensis isolate bCorHaw1 chromosome 6, bCorHaw1.pri.cur, whole genome shotgun sequence:
- the LOC125326984 gene encoding homeobox protein SIX4-like, producing the protein MSSASPAADDIVIAVEIKEENVMEMLSEAPDGPAPPPPPAAAPFPMEHAGSAAAGEEGAAEQVLLHTELLARNHHAASSPSSSSSSSSSSSSSQTPLAFSPDHVACVCEALQQGGNLDRLARFLWSLPPSDLLRGNESLMKARALVAFHQGIYAELYSILESHNFDSSNHPLLQELWYKARYTEAERARGRPLGAVDKYRLRRKYPLPRTIWDGEETVYCFKEKSRNALKELYKQNRYPSPAEKRNLAKITGLSLTQVSNWFKNRRQRDRNPSETQSKSESDGNPSTEDESSKGREDLSPHPLSSSSDGVTSLSLPSHMEPVYMQQLGNTKIALSSSGVLLNGNLMPASTSPVFLNGSSFLQGPNGVILNGLSVGTSQTVTLNSPKTASSVVSNGVSITDILSSSSSEDVKDFKLLQASVPNATAAFSPSNIPVTFPGLIPSSEVKREGVETAASQDGGSVVTFTAPVQINQYGIVQIPNSGTNGQLLNGSIGFSSLQLPPVSVAASQGNVSENPSTSDGGTFTTESSTVQQGKVFFSPLAPSAVVYTVPNSGQAVGSVKQEGLERSLVFSQLMPVSQNMQLNVNMSSENISSAGLQSLASSLVNVTPSHNFSLTPPTLLNAAELSSGISESQSMSSSVTSTSTVISISNTNYATLQNCPLITSQDLLSISTAQPVLGEIVSTSGDRVSHPPAQVHQDFGREHRLVLQAVPDVKENFLPNSESKSTGNLLMLDSKSKYVMSNMVDSVCEELETDKKELAKLQTVQMDEVMQDL; encoded by the exons ATGTCTTCTGCCTCCCCCGCCGCGGACGACATCGTGATCGCCGTAGAGATCAAGGAGGAAAATGTGATGGAAATGCTCTCCGAAGCCCCCGACgggcccgcgccgccgccccctcccGCCGCTGCCCCGTTCCCCATGGAGCACGCAGGCTCCGCCGCCGCTGGCGAGGAGGGAGCCGCGGAACAGGTACTGCTCCATACGGAACTCCTGGCCAGGAATCACCACgctgcctcctctccctcctcttcatcatcttcttcctcctcctcctcctcctcgcagACCCCCCTGGCTTTCTCCCCGGATCACGTCGCCTGCGTGTGCGAGGCGCTGCAGCAAGGTGGGAACCTGGACCGCCTGGCCAGGTTCCTGTGGTCTTTGCCCCCGAGCGATCTGCTACGTGGCAACGAGAGCCTGATGAAAGCCCGGGCGCTGGTGGCTTTCCACCAGGGCATCTACGCCGAGCTCTATAGCATCCTGGAGAGCCACAACTTCGACTCCTCCAACCACCcgctgctgcaggagctctggtACAAGGCTCGCTACACCGAGGCGGAGCGAGCCCGGGGCAGACCCTTGGGGGCGGTGGACAAGTACAGGTTGCGAAGGAAATACCCCCTGCCCAGGACCATCTGGGACGGCGAGGAGACGGTCTACTGCTTCAAGGAGAAGTCCCGCAACGCGCTGAAGGAGCTCTACAAGCAGAACCGATACCCCTCGCCCGCCGAGAAGCGCAACCTGGCCAAGATCACCGGGCTGTCCCTCACCCAGGTCAGCAACTGGTTCAAGAACCGCAGGCAGCGGGACCGCAACCCTTCCGAGACCCAGTCCAAAAG CGAGTCAGATGGCAACCCTAGCACAGAAGACGAATCCAGTAAGGGGCGAGAGGATTTATCTCCCCATCCACTCTCCAGCTCATCCGACGGCGTTACCAGCCTCAGCCTTCCCAGCCACATGGAGCCTGTCTACATGCAGCAGCTTGGAAACACTAAAATAGCCTTGAGCTCATCTGGTGTCTTGTTGAATGGGAACCTCATGCCTGCCAGTACCTCTCCTGTCTTCCTCAATGGTAGCTCGTTTCTTCAGGGACCCAATGGCGTCATACTCAATGGACTCAGCGTGGGCACTTCACAAACTGTTACCTTAAATTCTCCCAAAACTGCATCGAGTGTCGTGAGCAATGGGGTGTCCATCACTGACATACTGTCGTCATCATCGTCAGAAGATGTTAAAGACTTCAAACTCCTTCAGGCTTCAGTCCCCAATGCCACAGCAGCCTTCAGCCCTAGCAACATCCCAGTCACTTTCCCAGGATTGATACCGAGCTCGGAGGTGAAAAGGGAAGGCGTAGAaactgctgcttcccaggatgGAGGCTCTGTAGTTACTTTTACTGCTCCTGTCCAAATAAACCAGTATGGCATTGTCCAGATCCCCAATTCAGGAACAAATGGCCAGCTGCTGAACGGAAGCAttggtttttcttctctgcagctgcctcctgttTCTGTGGCAGCTTCACAAG GTAATGTTTCAGAAAATCCCAGCACATCTGATGGAGGAACTTTTACAACTGAATCTTCAACAGTGCAGCAAGGAAAGGTTTTCTTCAGCCCCCTCGCTCCGAGTGCAGTGGTTTATACAGTTCCCAATTCAGGCCAGGCAGTAGGATCTGTCAAGCAAGAAGGACTGGAAAGAAGCCTGGTGTTTTCTCAGTTGATGCCAGTCAGTCAGAACATGCAACTGAACGTCAACATGTCTTCTGAAAATATATCCAGCGCAGGACTCCAGTCCCTGGCCTCCTCATTAGTGAATGTAACGCCCTCACATAATTTTTCCCTCACACCACCAACTCTTTTAAATGCTGCAGAACTGAGCTCTGGTATCTCGGAGAGCCAGTCCATGTCATCGTCCGTGACCAGTACCTCTACAGTGATATCTATCAGCAACACTAACTATGCAACCCTGCAGAACTGTCCCCTCATCACCAGTCAGGATCTGTTGTCCATTTCCACAGCACAGCCCGTGCTTGGAGAAATAGTTTCGACAAGTGGAGACCGTGTCAGCCACCCCCCTGCACAAGTGCACCAGGATTTTGGCAGAGAGCACAGGTTAGTTCTGCAAGCCGTACCCGATGTCAAAGAGAATTTCTTACCTAATTCTGAGAGTAAATCAACTGGCAATTTACTGATGCTGGATTCCAAATCTAAGTATGTTATGAGTAACATGGTTGACTCGGTATGTGAAGAACTGGAAACGGACAAAAAAGAACTTGCCAAACTGCAGACAGTTCAGATGGATGAAGTTATGCAAGACttgtaa